From Arachis hypogaea cultivar Tifrunner chromosome 3, arahy.Tifrunner.gnm2.J5K5, whole genome shotgun sequence:
TTAACGCGCGACTATATATAACTGCCTTTTCTATGCAgatttcatttttttcaaaaattttctcgtTTTCTGCGTTCTCTTCCTTCTCTGTGTTCTCTTCCTTCACAATAAATGGTCGTTGATCTGATTTGAAGATTtggatcaattttttttttgaaatcaagctATGAAATCAGGTTTGAACAGGTATTTCGTTTTCAAAGACAATGACTAATGCAAGTTCACACTATCAATTGAACCATGGCGAATTAGATTATTGTTTTGAAACGAATCAAGTGAATGAATTTTAGTTCGAACCTCGTTAATGTAGTTCGTTAGTAGTTGATGCTGGTGTAGTTTTGTCTACGAGTTGAATAATTTCGTTTTTCTTTGTAAAAATCAATATTCATGGTTaaaggtttgaatttgaatggaatGATGgagttttgaaatattttttgagatGAATCTATTTATGTTACGTTTAATGGTAGTTTCTGTACATTTTAAAATACAATTTGGTGTAATATAGAATTGTTTTTGATGTTGTGCTTATAAGTTTTTACGGTATTTTTTGTCCGTTTGTCCCAAAGATTAAGACGAATTTGAACACACATGAAAAAGAAGTTGCCGCtgctttttcttctcctcttttttctcatttttctctttcatcatcgtgattgttatcatcgttattttctttttatatgtatAACAGTTCAAATTCATAATGCACCGAAACTTCTTAATGATGACATAAACAAACTCAATTTAAAACAAGTTCAGACTACAAatacatcttatttaaatttataatgcaCCGCAATTATTTAATGATATCTTATGTTAGGTGATCggtatttcttttttattttttctttcatttaaatTAACACTAGCTAATAATTCATCATGTATATATTACATAATTAAAGAATTATACATAaagtttattttaaatataagtaattttaatttttatatattaaaaatataaaattatatagaaaaaattaagagaattaaAATCATGGACTAGTTAGTTTTATATAGTTACTAATAAGAATATATATGATACTACTTAGCAATGATCTAAAAATAAAACTcgttttttttattaatgaaaaaattttcattatattatttctcttttttgCTTTAACTTGTATATATAgaagaaattaaataaagttaAATAGGATGTCatctttaaaaaaatcttttgcaCTTAATTTTTTATTCCAAATAAATAGGATGaaataactattattattattattattattattattattattattattattattattattattattattattattattatagtgttACATTTTTACCAGCACACTACAAGAGAAATCGGAAATTGCGGCGGTTTATTTAGGGATTTGtagcggttttaaaccgccgcaaaacgAAATTCCAGCGGTTCCAAAAGCATCGCCTATTAAGGGGTTGTAATATGATTTTGTGGCGGTTCTAATGAACCGCTGGCACAACCGCCACAAATCAGGTTGACGATTTTGTGGCGGTTGCAAAACCGCTGCTATTTTGGTagtggatttaaaaaaaatatgcggCGGTTTTGAAACCGCTGCAAATTTATGtgggttttttaaaaaaattgcgaCGGTTTCAAACCGCCGCAATTTCATACACAAGCTTTAAAAAAACTAGCCAACTACTTCATCTGTGGTCAACAGCACAATGAACTTAATAGGTTTTCCAGGCTTTTTATCATTGTAAAATTCATATTGTTGACAAACCTGTCACAACACACACTAAATCAAGATAGATTACAAATATACTGGCATTGTAGCACTACTGATTCATTATTTCGATCCAACATAATCTAAACATGAAAAGATTATATGAAGTCACCTCCAAGTCCCAAGAAGATGAAAGTGAATCAACAACTGCAGGACATTTCCCACCCAACTCCAAAGTCACAGGAGTCAAATGCTTGGCTGCTGCTGACATCACAATCTTTCCCACACGTGCACTTCCTATATAGTATTAGTGTTGTTTTACATTCACAAAACCATATGAAGAAGAGTGTAGTGATTTTGTGTTTTGTGTAGTAGTGTACTTGTGAAGAAGATTTTGTCCCATTTTTGCTGGAGAAGCTGCTGAGATTCATAGGGTCCACCTTGTACAACCTTAATGGCTTTGTTGTCCAAGAAATTGGGAAGTCCAAGGGCAAGTATGGAAGAACATGCTGGTGATAACTCTGAAGGCTTTAAGACCACTGTGTTTCCAGCTGCTACTACTCCTATTAGTAGCTCCAAAGATAAACCTGTCATTAATTAAATTGTAACTCCCTCTATTAATTTGCTATACAAATACTTGATCAACATAAGGAAAATGGTTCAAAAAGCATGACTCACCAAAGGGAAAATTCCAAGATGAAATAAGGAGGACTACGCCCAGATGTTCAGGAACAATATCTGCACTACTAAGCAGTGCTATTTGTGGCAATTTAGCCTATCAAAAAACAAATTTGAATCCATTAGGCTTGAATGCTTatctttgaaataaaaaaaatggaattaGGAAAATTGGCACTGATCTCACCTTTTTGCCTAATATCCAATATTTTAAGTTACTCAATGCAAAATTCAAGGACTTCATCAAAGTTCTTATCTGCTTAAAAGGGCTAATTCGTTAATTAGCAATTAGAactgaaaaatagttttttttaatgTTACTATTATTACTACTCAATGCATGCATAATGCATGAATTTATAAGAAAGCTTAAATTAGGAAGGAACTATAGTGATTAAAGATTAAACTAATAGAAAggcaataataataatgtcaAATATTTTCATTAAACTTAGAAGTGGTAAATAGTATATATGATGACACACTTTTTTGAACAGAAACAAATCATTTTCAAGTGtaattataaacaaattaaataaaggcATAACCTCATCTCTAAAAGTTTCAACTTGATGCTTTCCTAAGTCGAGCATTAAGgccttcaaaatatcttcttctttttcaatgagGAAACGACGCAACCCTTTGAGTTGTGATTCTCTCCATGACACTTTCTTTGTCTCTCCACTCCCATAATACTCCTTCATATCATTCATTTCTTTCTCAAAAGTCTCCATTGTTTATTTGTGATGATCCCTCTGCTTACACCTCTAGTAGTATTTATATTTGTTATGAGTTGTGATTTGTGCACTATTTTGTCAACTTAAAAAAATTGGATAACTCTTACCACTAATTAAAGCGAGGGACCCAAGCAGCATTGAGGTTTTGAAAGAGCCAAATTAGAAGGCATGCCTTTTGGAGAAACTCAAAGTCATCATTGTGTGGCTGGTACAATATACCAAATGCCAAGAATGTCACACGGTGGGCCACAACTAGGAGAATGTAAATAACATTCTTAATGAATCAATTTATAATATTGAATCGATCTAAGATcttagtaaaagaaaaatagtttCAGGTAACATATATTAAGCAAACAAGTGGTATGTATGTTTttaatagttaaaataaatagCACATAAagaatttgtatttgtattttttttccctCTCGGAATCATAGTTTGAACTGCCACGACAATTTTATTTCATGTCCATCATGAATATTTATCATTCAACTATCATAGAGCATCATTATGAAAATAGTTAAATAGCAGGACATTCAAGTGCATGCTTTTTCTAAAaccaatataaaattttttgtaatgcagaaaattaaaatcataatggTGTTTTAATTTGAGAAAAAAGACACACGCACGCACTTAGCTTCTACTGTTCAATAAATCATGAAACACTTTGAGATTAAAGTAATGATACACAACTTTGAAGAAATAAAATTGGAACAATAATGTCAATATTGTCTTCTAGTATAGAAAGCTAGATTGCTTAGTACTTTCTGCATATCTATATTTATGTATTGGTGGTGAAATTCGAAGACATATAATAATGATGGGGTGTTCTCAGATTACACAGCACATAAAAGAATAAGTTTTGAAAAACTAGCATAaaactttgttttgtttttaccTTATTCTGTCATTTGGTCTAACCTTTCATTCCAaagcaccaaattttttttaaatgtgagTATTAAGGATGTGTTACACTTACACAGATGCTAATTAATTACTCATTTGACACTGACATATATCTGCATGATCCTATTTATACCTTGTTGTTGCATATTATAAATCACCACTCTCTCAAGACCATTGAAGTCAGTAAATAAAACAGAAGGAAAACAAATACATGCTATTATGAAAGATTAATTAACACTTTATAAACAAAGCTATTTCCATTTCCATTTTACACCTTGTGGACCAATTTTACAACCATATTCACTTTTTTTATTCCAAGTAAACTAATCATATGAAACAGGTTCATCATCCAAGTACACTATACTAAAGGTAATCATATtacaatgaatatatatatatatatatatatatatatatatatatatatatatatatatatatatatatatatactaaaggTAATCatattacaatatatatatataaaggtagATTTATTCAGATCAGACAGTGCCATACTTCCTCTCTCATACATTCATTTCTAATTTCTAACTTGTCAAGTGTATTCATCCATTCACTAGGGATATACTTACCCCTGCAATTTGACATGTTAAGAAACTCTCAGGTAGAAGGAAAGGGCCAAAATGGCACATATAACTAGTGATTTGCACATATTTACCCCTGCTATCAATATGATAGTTTTTATATTGATCTGTGATTTAATCACTAAAAATAAATCTAGAAGTCAGAGACATAATGCGGGGAGGAGCACATCTCAAATCACTTTATTTCAATCGAAATTACAACCTCCacagaaaaaaaatactaaactaaGGTAGCTAATgtcaattaaaatttcaaaataaattaacaCTACTTATAACATCAGGATAAATGTATGTGCAAGGGGTAAGTCACTAGCATGAAGTTTTCACACATCACCATTCAACAGCTACAAGACCATGCATGTAACAAAATCTATGTGTAACAATAAACTTTATGCAATTTAACTTTGGCATTATAGCAATCTACAGTTACAAAAGGATGTGATGAAATCTAAGGTTCATGTAGACTGAGTAAAGCGAAGATACAAGAGACACAGGGGTTCAAAAAATTGGGAAAAACTTAAATCTGAATATTAAATTGGGGAAGAAAATATTGGGCACAATTAATTCGATCAATCTTGTTCAAACCATAAATTCAGACGGCACAGAGATTAAATTGATGGAAAATTAATTTATCAACAACAACTGAAATTAAATGGGGACAAGGGAGAGGAACatacgagagagagagaggggagaacgCACAACAGGGCAAGGGCAAGGGGGAGGGCTGCCGACGACGAGACCGAGACGGATGGTTGGAGTGTCCGCCGAGGACGGCACGAATGTGCACAGAAGAAGGAGAAGACTCCCTTTTCACTTTACCTTTGGGTGCGGGAGCTACACAGCGGATGTAGGCGACCAGTCAAGGGGAAGAACGACGTGGAGGCTGGACTGGCGGAGGGATGAGACACGACGGCAGGGGAAGGAGACCAGCGATTATGGCCTTTGCTCTGCTAGGGTTCGCGCCAAAAGGGGGAAAGGTAAAACACTCCAAATTATTTTAGTGGGGGCATCTTAATGGAACAACCCCTCCCCCACCAGGTTATTAGATGCGGTTGGGGTCCAAAACAGCCACCAATTAGGGGGTCATTAGGAGTGGAGCCTGGGAACGCAACATGAACCGCAGCAGCTCACTTGACCTGCGGCTTTTTCCTGAGAACGCTGGTAATTTGGCGCAGCTAAGAGGCGGTTCTCTTGTAGTGGCATTTAATAAAATATACttgttaattaaattataatatcgTAACATTTGTTCTCTttggcctatatatatatatatatatatatatatatatatatatatatagttattttaaaaatatctatacttgataattattttaaaatttacagtatattttttaatataactaTAGATCAATAAATAATTTGTCAAAATTGAATATTACTTAATTgttcaaattatcaaatatttttttaatttttataccaGTTGTATATTTACTTTTATGTAGTTCTAACACATATGAAAGGGTTATTAAAAATGGTCACTTTAAACTTAGTAGTTAGTATGACTAAAGTTTAAAGTTAGTATGACTAAGTTTACTCTACCATATGGCTTGcggaaaaaaagttaaaaattttgcaaTGCAAGTACAAGCTGCACAAATATAGAATTTTGAACCAATTTAAACTAGAGAAAGAAAAGACCAGAGTTATAGATGTTTTGTGAACTTTCTAAATTGCATGTTCACACTAATGTTACCAACCCAATCTGAACtgtataaatgatttaatataaaTCTCAATGGTTATGAGATTTGAAATATCAATATGTCAGAAAAGGATAGTGACATACTTGTAAACCTTCCTATATTAttctctatatacatatatattactgTTTCATCGCcactattatattattttatttttctatctcatttttttttcttcttcgacATTCTCTTAATCCGATTGTTATTAATTATTACCAAGTATCATCATCGCAATTTTTACTCTATCTATCACTTTGATTTATAACCATCTATTGTGTTAACCAAGGTTCAAAAATCCGAACCATTCATCGAACCGCTCTAACTACTGGTTCACTAGTTTATATGTTCAACCGATTCGGCCGTAGTAGAACcaaaaaaatcattttataataattaaaaaattacaatagaACCCTAATAGAAGTTATTTTCTTCTAATAACTAAATATAACTACAAATACTTCTCACCAGTTGTAATCTCTGCATGAAAGTACACAAATTATAGTTTCAGAGTATACAAATTGTAACCTCTGAAAGATATGTAACTAGCACTTTTGTTGAACATATTATTCAACAAGTCTTCGTGATTTCTTCGACCATTACATATCGAATTTCAACCAAGTTGCTCTCCATTAGTGTATGGCCAATTTTACATACATATAGAAGAAGAAGCTTTATTACAAAGTGTGTTCAAGAACATGTACAGAGCAATCACACAAAAATCTATCTTTTTAATATACGCATGATAAATCAATATTATGACCCTAAATCTGACTTCCATCCAGATAACATGATATAAACAGGGCTGGACTTGAAAATTAACATTACATAACCTAGTATGTTTGTTTTATAAATATGATTATACAAATAcatgatattttaaaataaaccaaacaaatACGCATCATACATTACAACTTAGGAAAAATTCTGAAAATTTGAAGCATACTACTGTTAAATTATTTCCACTCCTAGTGATCAAAACCACTTTGATTATTCAAAGAACTATTCAACAACAACACACAATGGTTAATGCTGAATGTTTTCGCATATGGTGAAAACATAACAATTGTTCCCTAGAATAATGGCTTGttgatttttaaaacaaactttcctTACTAGATGAAGTCAAAGTTAATACTACAATGATGCACTACAACTCATAAAAGATTATAGGAAACGACATATCTAGAATTTCACCACCAATATAAATAGTTTCTGTGATTCATAATTTACCGATCATAGAGTAGAAGATATAATTCTGATTTGATTTGCCATGTCACCATTTTCAAGCATATATTCaccaagaaattaaataaaatacaatagATAAAAGAGGGGGttggagaaaaaaaaaaccagcaaAGTTCACAGATTAATTAAGAACAATTATTCAACCTATTATTCAACCTAGTAACTCACAAATTAATTAACCATTATTCAACCCATAACAAGTTCACAGATTATTCAACaataattattcaacaattattgttaaaaaaaatacctCGAAGCTAGAAGCAATGAAGCATAGAATAGAGCTGGCGACGGAGGTAGGAACAGAGCTTGCGATGAAGGAATAGAGATGGCGCCCGTGGAAGAGAGCTTTGCGATGGAGGCAGGAGGCGAGCCCGACGACTGTGCTTCCACTGCTGAGAGTTTGAGGCGTTAGCTGCACGAGCAGGAGTGAGGGACTGAGTGAGCTTCGAAGCTCCAACTTGCGACGGTGTCAAGACCAGTCCGGTGGCTGCTGGGAGGGATGAGGGGGAGAGTGTGTTCTGCTGCTACTGCGCCGTTGGAGACCTGGAATGAGTTAGGGTTGGTAAGGGTTGGGAGGGTTACTAGTTAGGGATCATAATGCTAAACGGCTGCGTTTTGGCATGTTTTGGGCAAAATAAGAAAACCGACCGGGTCCCAGTTTGGTTCGACCGACCGGTTTAGCGATTCAACTccgatttttaatttttgcagtttTAGCATCAAACCAAACTGTGATTCTCGTCGGTTTGCAGTTTAACTGGTTTGACCGGTCGGTTTGAatcgattttcagaacattggtgttaacttttatgagttgttgaagttttactaaaaaaaaaattaagacataaagcatttaaaattttctcaaattatcaaaatttgatgttagtaatcctaaaaaatatcaaaatatattattttcaactaaaataattaaaaatagtacaTAAATGTaagttttttaactaataattataaatttatgtcgCAATTTAATATAATACCTTAGAAAAGAAGGCAACCATTACTATCCACATTCGACTGCTATTTTATaagtttcatatttattttattgtgcacatcaattaaattatactttattattttagtttacatGTTTTAAAATAATGCTATCGTATTATAAGGATGAGATTAATTTTCATAATCTAATGcgaatcttattattttattcataatttgaatactatccataaaaaaaagttacttaAAGTGAAACACTatataaagagagaaaaaaaactttTAGATTTATCATTCTGATTTACTTCTTAAACTCCACTTAATATACTCAAATTTAATAGCTTCGATGATGGTAATTTTTAGTAATTAGTTAGAAAGTTttaactttctctttctctctctaattctCCATAcgattttaaacaaatttaattttgttattaaataattttttaagtttagaatatttttaacttcctatataataagtatcttttaaattatctaatacataaaaaattacatctttttcaTGTATCttgaaagttaaaaattaaagttaaatgatattttttttattaagtacgAAAATAAACACAAGTCTAAATGATATTAGTTCTTTTATTAAGACTGAGAAATTTCATGAAAGGATAATATTAAGCCCAATGTTCTTATATATAAGAACATGTACCAATTATATCTTTGTACCATATAACAAATAGTGAAAATCTATATCTTTCTCTTGTTACTTTTTTTTGCTGGCTAAACTAGTTTGTATATTATCAActtacttttattatttatataatatttttttcttctagtAGTTATCCATTAGTAAATGTTGAATTAACAATTATGTTTATTGTATTTCAATGTGTTTAGTTCGACTAGATTCAATAACTTACCAAAATTCAAACTTATTCTGTTGAACTATTTCTTGATCATATGGTTGGAATCGTTTAACGGAAGATCTTTAGactttaaaattttcaaagtaaaagaaaaatacaataaaataaattagaaaacctgataaaataaaatgatttttaaaatagaatatatataagaaaaataataaattaaaacttacatgGTTCATGATAtagaacaataaataaaaaaaaggtttaattactttgttggtccttatagttttgtaaaattttcaattaggtccctatactttttttctttttaattgggtccctgcactaattttttttcaattaagtcccttttagtagtaattggcttaattttatagggacccaactaaaaaaaaaagaattggtatagggacctacataaaagggaaaaaaatgtagggacccaattaaaaaaaattttggtgcaaggactcaattaaaaagaaaaaaagtatagggaccaaattgaaaattttgcgaaactatagggaccaacagagtaattaaacctaaaaaaataatcataaaagttgaAATAgccaaaatatataacataattcTTATCTTGCCACATTTAAATGTTATAtgtcaatttaataattaataaaaataatattatccaatgtaaaatagattaaaaataaaaaagagattaacaaaatcaattaataaggtttttatcttaaattgtcagattatttaaaaaattaattaacaaagttCTTATCTTGCTACGTTTATTGTGTTATATGTCAATAATCtaataatcattaaaaaataatattatctaatgtaaaatagattaaaaataaaaaaataaattaacaaaatatacatAGAATTTTTCCCCTCTACCATTGGtaggtataaattttttttgcatcTTTTATATGCCATTTATATGGGAGacgaataatattaaattaattaatatttttgcaatataatttaaaaaattaataaatgtcaAATCTTGTACTCCATATAATTAAAGGACAAATTCAGTACTCAACATAATTAATAGCTTAGATAATTTAAGAAATTAacatattaatgtttttaatgAATCTTTGATAGGTGCTAATTTTTTTGCATCTTTTATACATGTCAATTAAATAACTTAGCcaatatgaaaaataaatggtATTGtgatagacaaaattaataatttcattttatttcagAGAAACTATTTAtgtacttaaattttaaatatagtactctgatgagcggatattttatacgctttttgctatcattttcatatagttttagtatgttttgtttaagttttattgagttttcataggttttagtgaaaattttacatttttggattctactttgagtttgtgtatttttatgcaatttcaagtatttttggctgaaattgaggagcagagacagagaaagcattgcagatgctgtctgaatctgacctccttgtacTCGAAagagtttttctggagctacacaagTCCAAATGAAGCGTTCGGctatggaaagataacatccagagctttccagggatgtataatagtccacactttgtttcagaattgaaggcccaaaactggcgttcaatgccagcctcctgccctattttggcgtccagcgcccaaaggagaagagaccagcgtccaacacccaagaaggaccccctagccagtgttcaacacTCTAGAGACCTTCTAACACGTGGAtttcaatcaagctcagcccaaacactcaccaagtaggccccagaagtggattttagcactaaaagactattttaccctttttATGTAATCCTTAATTATTAGTCTAGTTTTTAAAGGAcaaggatcacccttgttcaggactttatgccatatttttgaatttcacattgtattttctatcagtatgagtttctaaacctcctaggttgagtggaggagctctgctgaattttatggattaataaagtactactgttctatctcaatacatgtttgattctctattctaagatgtatatccgttcttcatcattatgaatgcgttgaaccggtacaaggttatctcattctatatGGGTTCAGAATGAGTCTTTCattggacaatgatgaaccactagttTGATTATACATCTCCTAGATGGCTAATCCAAAACtccgttggggacttctcgagacactagttcagccgaggtatggagaGATTAGAGTATTTGTGGTAGATGCTAGAACCAAAGGAATAACATTCTTTGattcggaagattcgaccttgtctgtagcattttgagtaggatcactaatgAGAATGAACTacaagagcttcaccctcaatcagaatggatccgcactaacgcTGGGGTTCAGATCCGGAGGAGCATTAGCGATCTCTTAAGAAGggcgttgatcacatatagcctgccatagaaaaaatcattcacagttggaatAAATAGTAAGACCAAagtaatccagaagaacaaagcatctccaagccttaaccatctccATATCATTGCATTCACCATCAATTGAGTAATGTTttacttattttacttttatgcattttaaacaaacaatcaaattttctatccgcctggtgcacgaattcccacacttcgtacagctataccagcaagtgcactgggttgtccaagtaatacctgagcgagtcagggtcgatcccatgagaattgtggtttgaagcaagctatggttatcttgcaggtcttagtcaaacGATTCAAGAAGTTGTTGGATTGAGACAAGGGCAATTAGTACAAGAATATAgcataaattactttttatatcaaatataataaGGGATAAGGAtttggttaaggattggagttgctttgtctttctgaattaactctggtattacggtctctttgcttgtgaatgacttCTTCAATGACAGactgtatgtgatcaacaccattggccgtggtcatcaatctcctctgcttcaggtcaaacaccattggccgtggtcatccaatctgaacgagggtgaagctttAACAGTTCATTCTCtgggcgatcctactcaaaacaccacatacaaggtcgaatcttccggatcaggaaatgctgcttctttgggttctagcatctaccacagagaccctaatctctccgaaaattggctgaactggtgtctcaagaatTCTCCAATGAAGCAGTGGATTAGCCgtatgagagatgtataaacatagctggcgGTTCGCGCTTTttagtcacgtattcacacgaacccaagtagacacaggTGTTTGTCAGGAACATTTGTCTTAGTAtcatgaacagagctgattgtcactaaTCATCCTATTCACGatgttgaagaacgagtatacatcttagaattagaTCAAAAACGGATagaagagaaacaataatacttttattaattcataggactcagcagggctcctctcctcaacctaggaggtttagaaactcatattgaaaagaaatacaatggtaaaaacgTGTAAGGTGGCTGAAGATCCTTAATaaagagtgatcttctactttaaatactaaactaatgactagtaagggtaaaacagtcttttttgtgctaaaatccatttctggggcccacttggtgagtgtttaggctgagctttgatgagattcaTGTGTTAGGGGAcctctagggcgttgaacgctggctaaggGGTCCTCTCTAGGCGTTTGGACACTGGTCTCTACTCTTTGGACATTGGATGCCTGGAAAGGGggaggaagctggcgttggacgccagttttaggccttctaatccgaagcaaagtataaactattata
This genomic window contains:
- the LOC112770600 gene encoding aldehyde dehydrogenase family 3 member F1 isoform X2, which codes for METFEKEMNDMKEYYGSGETKKVSWRESQLKGLRRFLIEKEEDILKALMLDLGKHQVETFRDEAKLPQIALLSSADIVPEHLGVVLLISSWNFPFGLSLELLIGVVAAGNTVVLKPSELSPACSSILALGLPNFLDNKAIKVVQGGPYESQQLLQQKWDKIFFTSTLLHKTQNHYTLLHMVL
- the LOC112770600 gene encoding aldehyde dehydrogenase family 3 member F1 isoform X1, translating into METFEKEMNDMKEYYGSGETKKVSWRESQLKGLRRFLIEKEEDILKALMLDLGKHQVETFRDEIRTLMKSLNFALSNLKYWILGKKAKLPQIALLSSADIVPEHLGVVLLISSWNFPFGLSLELLIGVVAAGNTVVLKPSELSPACSSILALGLPNFLDNKAIKVVQGGPYESQQLLQQKWDKIFFTSTLLHKTQNHYTLLHMVL